The DNA segment GACTACATGATGACTACTGCTAGTAACATCATTAGCTAGTAAAACACCTAGTTCCTCCAGAGTTCATTAGCTAAACGAAACTTGAAAGACACCACAAAGGTGAGTCAATGTTTTCTTATCTAGAATGAAAAATGAACATAGCATATAACCATCGGATGCTGCACAAAAACTTATTTGCTGAATTTTGAAAGAACATATCAATGTTACCCCTCCATCTCCAATCCAATAGGTCTATACGTAGCAACAATGGACGGTGATGTCGTAGCGTGACGCAAGATGGTCTAGTATCTTCATGTCAGGATTCAGAAATGTCGAAGCGTGAGACGAGGCGAGTGGCGACTACTCACCAGCATAACAGAAGACGACCGCGGCTGGGAAGACACCAGAGGCATGATGGAGTGGCAACGATTGTGGACCAGTGAGGCGTGTGGAGCAGCGGTTCCGACGGAAAGAATGGAACACCAGGGTGGCGATTGTGATGAGGACAAAGGTGGCGAAGCAGCCCCACCGTCAGGAGGACGGACCACCGTGGCGCCTGCAGGGGAAGACTGTGATTTGCGATGGGAGGAAGTGATTTACACGAGAAGAGGCGTACAGCATGCTAGGAAAACAACAGACGCGGCGGAGTGGCCACGCTGGCATCGGCAGCATGCCCGTTGCAGGGAGCGCGGGTGGATGCAGGAGTGGGGTTGGGGGCACAAGCAGTGGGGGTGGGGGCATGGGTAGATGGGTAGGATCATTGGAGGATCGATCTAGCCGTTGGATTTAACGATCATACGGATAGAGTGATGTATGTCTGTCATGGTTTAAGTCACCATCACCACTATACTTTTTATAAGTAGTATATTGATATAGATATCTTGGGTCCGCCCCTGTTGATTTATAGCCATAGATAAACGAAGCCTCGTAAAGAAAAGAAGCAATAAGTTAATGTCCTGACACGGAGAAATAACATCACAATTAACAAAACATGGTGTTACAAGGTTAATTATTATTACCCACCATGGTTAACGCCTAATGCGTCGTCATTAACACACACACAGAGGTAGAATAGAAACGTTTTAATTAGTTttgctcgtcggcggcggcgcgcttccATGGCGCCCTGACggggcgggcggggcggcgttGAGGGTGGCGGAGGCAGTCGCAGAGCCGCCGGAAGAAGTCGACCACCGGCCGGATCCGCGACAGCAGCACGAACACCGGGCCCAGCACGCCGCCGGTCACCGTCACGATCGCCATGGGCTCCATCTATATATCGATCTGTAACCTCCtcctgatctctctctctctctctcacctcctgGCCTCACCTGGTAAAATTATCAAAACTTGCAGATTTGGCCTTTGCATGCCTAGATGGTGATCGTGATCGATGTGAGTGGAAGGAGAGGTGAAATTTTATACGGGAGAGGAAGCTGGGGGTTAAAGCCAAGTTGTGCGGGTGTGCCTACACGGCAAACAAAACGGCTATTTTTGGGAATGGCTAGTTAATGGTTCTTGCTTAACATCCGATCAAAAGGTTAGTCATGCAAATTTATTGCTATTTGTCGTAACTACTGTCATCTTATCATGTGTTCAGGGTGGTACCTAGCAATTACGGTTGCAGAAACACATATTACTCTCtggttaaacatatttgacgTAACTCAATTCCCCTAACGCCAaataaaatttatgtatataaacttgCAGTAAAGTTGTGGTATATAAACATACccccaaaagaaaaactatCGCTGGCGGTGATGGATTGTTCATTAGCAATTTCGGAGTATTTAGGTtctatttaatttgtttatgtTTATAAGCTAGCTtatgaggttttttttttttttttttgcgggggagCTAGCTTATGAGTTGAAAAGTCTAAATATGAGCAAAACAATGTTTTTTGGCTTTTTAAAGCCATAACCCACTCTTATACAATGATAAGTTAAAAGCTAGGTTAGAGTGGCATTTTAGCTTATGTAAAGTGACAATACGATTCCGCTATCAAAATTTAGGCTTTTAAGCTACTGTTATAAaacatataagaaaaatattgaTTTCCAAGTTTAAGTCATTGAGTTTAAGTCTAAACAAAGAGACCCTTAGAGGAATGGATATAATGTTACGATAACACATACGCAGTTCACGAATATATTTGTTACTACTTCGTTCGTCTTAAAATATGATAACCTAGTATCGGATGAGACACAACctattattataaatattgtaaCCTACTATCAAATAaaacacattctaatactataaatttagatgtCCTATGTagttatatattttgggacgaatgtagtatttcattttaaaaaaaactttatttctGATTACGAACATAGCCAAGTTTTTATTTGGTTTATAGCCTAAAACAAAGTCATTTAGGACCTTTCAAGTGGATGAATTTTGTGAGATTTTTAACAAGAATTGAACTAATTCCTATTCTACTTCCAAATGAACGCACGATAAAGTTGGTAATTTAAGAAGGATCCAACGGACAAGACGCTACTAGTTAGGGGTATAAGTGGGTTAGCCACTTATAacctataagtgggtttcgCGGGTTAGCCACTTATACCCCCAGCTGCTAGTTAACGCTTCTGAATTTACTGTTACACCAGTTAGAAAATAAGATGAGCATAACAGCCATCCATTGTTTCTACAAAATGCAAAACAACATTCATGGGCAGTCTTAATTATGTAGCCAAAATCGACTGGCGAGTTTATACAGATGGCAGCAAACATCAAACATTGATATAACGATTTACCAAATTTCACAGCATCCAGTGAAATGAAACATGCAGATGATTCATTCTTAGCAGTGAGTACAGCACTTGATATATACCACTGCAATCAAAAGGCAGCTAGAGGCTATACATACACtgttacatatatatttagGGCAGCAACTTACTCGGAAGGACTGGAAACATCACATTTCCTTCCCAGTTGCCATAAGCACTGAAATAGTAACGTGTCGCAGATGATACAGTCGCTAGGTTAATTAGAAAAAGAACTGGCTACACTTTCAGATAATACGGATTCGGTTATTAGAATCGCATCACAATTACTAACCTCTTTCTACTCGTGGATCCTAGTCAAGCCTGCAGCTAGAGATTGCAAGCAAGGAGTGCTATAACCCCACCGTAGGTTCCCTGGGGCTGGAGATGGATAAGCATAATATCTCCGCTGATCGTCGTCTCCGTCACGAGATATGATCACGGGCAACATCACGGACCTTCAATCTTGATCCTGTTGAATGAATGCGAGAGGCCATTAGCTCCACTGAATTTGTGGAGCTCCGATTCGATCGTCTCCATGATCTTGGCCTCTTCCAGATCAGGTGTGGGCACATCCACATGCATCGAGCCTTGCTTTATGGGACCGATGGAGTCTTCATTCAGGGCTTGCTGTTTGATGTAATTATACAGCTCCTGGTGGAAAGGGTGATCATAGGAGTAGCAATCAACTCCATCCGACGAATCATTCGACGAGCCTGATCCTTCTCGCTTGCAAAAGTTTGGGAGTGTCTCATAGTCCATAACCTGATAGTCACATAAGAGATCTTAGTGTAATCCCAATACACGTCTAAACGACGCTCATAAGCTATCAGATCAACAGGACCACTAAAAGTTAGGATGGCTGGTTGTACAAAAAGCTCTTCTTTCCAGTCAGCTTATTCATGCTCACAGATGCGTGTGAAATTTGAGCGTCCAAAAACATAGTTGTGCTGACTGTGTGATGGATTCCTTAGTAAGGAGAGGTTGGTCCACAATTCCACATAACTTTTGCCCACATGCTTGCAATAGAAATTAAACTTGAAGCTCATAGCATTTATCAGAACCTACAGGTACCGTACCGCCTAGTATCTGGAGAAAGTTAATGGTAAGTAAAAGAGATTAATGATATTTACCTTTAGTAATTCATCTCTTCCTGAGCCGTACAGGActttaattttcctttttgttcttTCTTGTAGAAGAGGCTTCACAACCTAgccacaaatgaaaaaaaaaatgatgtgctAAACTTCAAAACCTTCAAACGGAAGTtggaattaagaaaataatagaaCGTGTATGCAAATTGACTGCATGGTGTATATGTATACTGACCTTCCAACATGCTGAAAAAACATATGGAGCATTGACAATGAAATAGGTCTCTGTTTTCTCAGGATAGTTAAGGTCATCGATGGCTGTTATCGTAGATAACATCTGCATCATGAAGAAGTCGATAAGCATATTGAAAAGTTTATTTTCACTGAAAACTGAAAGTCTGGTATAGCATAAGGTCAGCATACAAAAACCTTGAAaccaaaaacatcacacatAAAGTTAAGCTATCAGTATAATGAATAAACCAATATTGTTAGCTTTCCATAATCTAAACAATGAAGTAGTTTGGCAGCAGCATAGAAGATACTATTAATCTGTGATCCACATCCAGTTGCAGAATAGATAACAAAATGAGGGAGATCAAATGCATTACTTTAATTAATCCATTACAAGCTGCTCTTAGGTATTAGGCAGATCAGAAAGCCAATTAACTCGATTCTAGGCATGTTCATGATTTCTTTTTATGATTTATGAcacttgaattcaaatttgaattgacaTCAAACATTTTACCACATACAAAATAAGCCCACTGTCAGTTATCTTGCATATCTGAGAGGTTACACCGGAAAGAGAGAAGATTTTAGCAAATGCGAAAGACAGCCTACCTTTATTTGGTTCAAGGCAGAAAGCTTCAGCCCCGTCATATCCATAACCTTTAGGCAAGTGTTAATCTGTTTCCCGAACATCTTAGAGGCTTTCGgctaaagaagagaaaaaaaatacttaataTCTGTTTATAACATTGAAATTATGAATCATCAATAGAAAAGGCTTACCAGTACAACACGATCTCGATATTCATTCATCTGTATGTGTGATTGCACATAATAGTGCACCTAGTACAAAAATGAAGTAATTTAGACAAAATATTTCCaagaaaaagatatatcatGCTATGTTTTGTATTAAACAGTTGCTAATTCCTAATCCTATAACTGAAGTTAGAAGTAATCAAATGCAATTTAGTTTATCATCTACCATAATGGTATCAGACTTTAGCTCGGTGAATCTGGCTTTGAACAAATACTAGTATGCACACTATTTTAGATTTAACCCAGGTAGATTTGTTCAGACTCTAATCAATAAATACCTACCGATGCCTTGTCAAGGGTACTGAGCCCAACACCGAATGCATAGACAGGTTGTCCCTACAAAAAGGAGAGGAAATGAGACGAAGAACAGCAAAAAAGCCTTTATTCAACAAAGAGAAAGCAAACTGCTGTCAAATGAAACTATTGTTCAGCAATACAATGCCATCCAAAACCAGATAATTTTAGATAAAGAAgtgtgagatttttttttttttgacttaaaGAAATGTGAGATTTGAACATAAGGCTCcattaaaattatgaaaaaatgaaataaatgagTCTGGTCGCTATACCTGCTTGGAGTATCCTGTCAATCCAACAAGCAGCGTATCCCGAATAGTTCTGTATAAATCAGAAGGGACTATAGGTTTCTGCATTAAGAAACGGAAGTTGCTGGTTAGATAAATAGCATAAGATGAACCTATTAGCAATTTGCAGTGCAATTCTGGATCAGTACATGATGCAAATCTGACATTCGAAACGTTTGCTGCTACAAGTGCaagagattgattttttttttttttggcatcaacaATTCATCTTGTAACAGATTTTAAATCACTGACTAGCAGAGCAGTCTTGCATTcctcaaaagaaattaaaagtaAATCCGTCCAATCTCCAACGGAAAGGTACTTACAGCCAGAACGCTGTCAATCCCATTTTGTATCCTCCAATTTAAGCAATCCATTAACTGCATCAAACAATTAAATATTCAGAGATAAATAACTTATCTGTTGTCAGTAGAGTGTAAAAAGCAAGCTTTACCATTTTATGTGCTTTCGGAACATTCCATTCTCTGGCCTTTAGAAAACGCACCAGAGTCCCTCTTGCGTATCCTTGATGGACATGCTGTGAACATTTAGCATAGTACTAGTTAAGCATTAGTCACCCctagaattattattttcaaACAAGCAGCTGATGAAAAACTATATAACTAGTGATGGAATATTtgtagggaaaaaaaggaaatgcaACTCATgcatccaaaaaaacaaaacggaaAAAGAAGATAACAAATGTAGACAGAGGTCAAGAAAAAGCATCTAGCAACACAACAGGGAGAGAAAAGCAAATGTTGTTCTTTGGTGGTGACATTGTGACTGCTGTGggaaagaaatatatttttttgaaacaaagatGTTGTTTCTTAGTGGACATATTGGGATTCCAGCGTGCTTGCGCAACCAAACACATCTTCCTGAGATCACTAATGGCATCATACTTATCAGGAAAAGGACAGCTAGAGCATAAGCATATAAAAGAAGTCCAAATCGGCAATTGAAACATCTCCACCAGGAACAGTCCCAGGCCACACAAAGTCCAGGAACACAAGGTCCATCCCTCATCAGCAAGCGTCCAAATTAAACAACAGCAActtcttcggccattaattagcGGCCACCGAGATCCACATGGTGACATGGTGTCTGAATCACAATTCACACCAACAAGGAGAAGCCTTGCGGTGAAAGATCACACAACAAAGCCATCTCCCTCCCATGTACTAAATAGTTTGGCTTCCAACTGCTAACAATACATACATCATTCTGGTGGTACTTGACCTCACAAAGTCTTGGGATCTAGAAACCATAGCCATTGGAACAATCAACGAATATGGTTGGAAAATTAAACTCTCCTAGCCGGCACAGATGACTGAGTCAGAAGATGTAATAAAGTAATAATACAGCTCGTGAGCTCCAAATGACGAAGCTAGGAACAAACAGTACATGGCACCGACACCAAGAATTGCCCCAAAATTGGCTGCTTGTACCAAAGCTGCAATTAGGACCGCAAAAGGTACTAAAGTACTACTTAAAACATCTCCCAAAATcttcttacaaaaaaaaatatctgccTGTGCAAGTCAAGCAAAATTTGCTCAACTTTTTCGCCGCAAATTTGCTCAACTACAGCTGAAGATAGTGGTTTAGCCCTGAGTCCACGGCATGAATacggtaaaaaaaagaagtgcaaTTTCACCTAAAAAGATACTagtctgaaaaaaaattgcaacttGACCATAGAAAAAGTGACAAAAACTGCGACCGAACAGAAATCATATAAATACAAAGTAATCTGTTGGAGCACCAAACTTGAACGCTATAACTAGTCAGACAATCAATTTAAGAGCATGAGCTAGAAATGACCAAAGTAAAACCatataaagaaaacaaaaactaaagATGTTCCAAATTGATAAAAGAAAGCTTGACAATACTACAGCTGAGCTACGGATCACAATGAACTTTCAAAGATCTATAAAATTTACCCACCAAGCAAGAACCGAGCAAAGAATGGGAGCTGCAACTCCCAAATCCACCAAAAATGCAAAGCAAGAAACAGAAGcagaggcaaaaaaaaatcaagcaaagCTCGGCCAAAACAGCCGCACGCCCAACGCAGAAACATCACCAAATATTACCAACCAACAAGTTAGTTCTAGCAGAGCAAAATACAGAgcaaggaaggaagaaagagatcCAGCCATGGCAGCAGAAAGAGCAGATCGGCACCTGGAATGTGGTCTTGAGCGGCTCATCCACTGCAACAAAACAAAGCGCATCTCAGCAAACAAGAACAACCTCGGAGAGAGATAGTGTTCAATTTTTCCTTCCCTcctcattattattattattattattattatttgtttcaGTAGCAATCAAgaatagagagaagagaaaacacTCACGCAGCTCCATCAGCGCGGAGAACTGCTTGATGGCCTCCTCCGAAGCGGCCGCCATTGCTGCCtgccgccggtgacggcggcggggagggaaGAGGGAGGGGGGCGAGCCTTCGCGGTGAGCAGGGCGAGGTCAAACGGGGAGAAAGCTGGAGTCTTTGCTCGCCTTTTCCACACAcaccccttctcttctccccttttatcttcttcctccgtcGGTCGGATCGATCTGCTgcctagctgctgctgctgctgcgtatTGCGTGGTCGTGTGCTCGTGTCGCGCGTATGCGGTCCGTGGAGAGGTCCGGCCGACGATGGTGAGGTCGAGGATTATGGGAGGGGTGATGCTGGTTTATAAAGCCGAAAATCTACGTTAGAAGTAGGAGTCGGATCCATATATTAGCCTTAATAGAATAATATAGTTCTATTTCTAATAATTGTAATAGGCTGAGTATATATTACTCCGAATAGGATATGGTCCTATAAAAATGTGAGAAAGTGTATTTAGAATATGTGTCGAACACTACGACAAAAACGATTTTTCCAGACGAGACTCTCGTTAGGTCATAAACGGACCATAACTGACCGTGTCTGTAAAAATCGATCTCGCATACGTCTCCTTAAGAGACCCTTATGcgaaatcaattttcgcaggcggcccTCTTAACAGGCCCACACGGGAAAAtaatctattttcgcatgcggaccTATTAAGCAGACGCCTGCAAGTTCAATCCTCCTCTTCTTTCCCTCaacctattaaaaaaatttaacttatCTCTTCTCCATTCTCTTTCTCCCTTATATTCTCCTCACTTTCTCTCCTCTCATTCTCCTCACTTCGCCACAGCGGCTATGCTTCCTCAGCGAGCAACGGCGACGCGTTCAAGGAGCAgcaacggcgggcggcggctggcatGGCGATGGCAGCGTGCAGGCGGGCTTAGTGGTCGTCTGGCGCAGCGACCGGCGGGCGGgcggttttattttttttggatttttatttttgtgtgcggaCCACATAAGCACCCATATGTGAAAATCAGATTTTGGCAGGGGTGCGCCCCCGCTTGCAAAAATAGCGATTTTTCCAGACGCTCTACTGCACGCGAAAATAGGTTATGGGCCGCCTGGAAAAGCCTTTCTATAGTAGTGGAATATATTAGTAATATTGTGGTGTTTACTAGAGTTATAATAGGTGATAGAAGTTGTAGCTGAAATAGGTGTCAAATATatacaagccgatggagtaattctaGCCGATGCTGAtgccagccgatagcgatagggttttgagcaatcggctatacaTCTAATGTAGAATCTgacacttgatgtaaataacaatataaaggtgatcggctgatgataatataatataacaataatataatccagtagaaaccaatcggctaacaatgacatgatagaataagcactgatccgaaggttaaagcatacatcggctgaaggttcgatgtcataaaatccaaacgattagataaacagtgaaacctttgttgcaatcggctaaatcgaacttgtatgtaatccttgtaagccgatgcaacgtctagataaattatcggctagcaccccgataaaacattagtatgaatctatcggcttaacaagatttatattatcaacaacaatctagtaggtcgaacctaaccgatgcagcacgagattgtatatgataatctaatactcaatgagccgatagatctgtctaatgtgatggatataacaaatctatttagaacaacattgtgattgtagagatatatcggctaagacagaagatcagacctaaccgagacagtcccaactaaatcGATGcatctctaaacacaatgcaattggagatagaattgagatatcaggcaggcaaatatatcaaccaaaccagagaggtccaagagatcgaagcgatacagccttgaacaacaccaatgtagccaATAGATTCACCATggccggcggaacgtaggacttacccctgcGGCAGAGATTgaaaaccgatgcagccccgcgttaggtgccaagttccgccggatgataagtaaaagcctcggtaaagagggtggcgatgcgccaagagtagttgtattgatctgtgAGATAATTTACAATGATCCcgggtgtatatatttatacccatagggagatactagtccttgtaggacaagaaagaaactttcctaaagataaaaggaaaacataaagtccttataggacactaaatacactttttaaagataaaagaaaactaacaaactattcctaattaatagataacttgccatgccgcatcctccttgaactcggtcacttctggataagcttcctttaatagattaatttctttaatcgaatatagcaggaatccgactattggcgatgtgataattctcttaggggcttaccaaatttcggcGTTAACACGCCGGCGACCAGCCCAGGCCTCCCTCCTTGCCTCGTCTACCTCCACCAGTCAACGCCACTCTCCTTCCCCCTACCTCCCGGCCAGCGCTGCTTTTCCTCCCTCCCCAACCACTGGCGCAGCGCGAAGGTGGCGACTCTTGGCGACGGAGTGGATGAGCAAAAGGATGACGCCACGCACAGCCGCTTCATCGTTGAGGGCGTTGCCTTGAGGCTCAACGGCGGCTGCAACCCCCGCTCTGTGCTGCCGCTGGGTAGGTCGTCGACCCGCCGACCCGATTTGCGCTGCCAAGCTCCATCTCCGCCCCCACCGCCCCATGCTTGGTCAGATCCAGCGGCTACCACCGAGCTCGTGGCTGTGAAAGGGGAGAAGACGACGTCGCCGCTCCATCTCCGCCCCCACCCAACCGCTGCTCCCCTTGGTGCTTGCTGGAGCCGAGCCGTGCCGCAGCCTGCATGTATTGAGGGGAGCCAGGCCGCACCACCCATGTTTGGGAGCCGGGCCGTGCTGTCATGATGGAGGTAGAGGAGGCAAGGAGGGAGGGATGGGGTGGTCTCCAGGGGCAAGTGAAGGTGGCGTTGTGGCCAGAGTGTGAGAGGGAGTTAGTTGTGGGGGAAGaatatgacaagtgggcccatgtgcatttttgatattttacaCTATTTATCTCTCCTATTGAAttagaaattaatattttaatgtcTACGGTGTCCATTGGCAAATAACCACATTTGAGAGTGTCTTTCCCCAAAAGTGACTTTGTGTAGTGTCCcacagctaaaaccacgaagtcaCGATGTCCTGTAACAAAATTTGCCTAGAAAAAAACGACTCATACATAAGGCTTTTCTCGTTCTTAAAAGATCTGATATgggtaaaaataaaaactagcaTGTATGTGCTAGTTtattaaaaaaccggcaccaacAATATTTGTGCTAGTTTCTTTGATAAACTGACTTATGAGGGGTTATACGtgttagttttaaaaaaaaatccaacaccTCTGAGGGAGTTGAGCCGATGACTGATTGAGCCTCAGTGTTTTATGGACGAGttgcctctctctctcagcctctccgcctctctctcacactcactctccccaccaccgccacccctcCTCATTTCCATCAtagccgccatcgccgtccctACCCCTCATCTCCATCGCAGTTGCCGCGTCTCCTCCTCTCCGTTGGCAAAGCTACTGCCACGAGCTTAAGGGTGGCCAAATCCACCCGCTATGAGGTCCGGGGCAGCAGATGGGCACACTTCATCCCAACATGGTGGCTCAGTGGTGGCCCTCTCGACGAGATGGCAACATCTCCCTCCCCGTCCCCGACGACAGAGAGGGATTGAAGGAGTGAGTTGGAGAAGGCATCCTCGGGTTCAACAACATCGGCTTGCTCTTCCTATCACCTCCAGCCATGGTCTCCGCCTTCGCATCATGATTCGTTGTATCTGGTGGCGGTAGGCCCAAGCTTGGGGGTCGTTGGATCTATCCCCCTCAGGTTCAATGACGTTGGCTTAATTCTTCTCCCATCCACCTCGTCTTCGACATTGCCACTGATGCCAAAGGTCA comes from the Oryza glaberrima chromosome 9, OglaRS2, whole genome shotgun sequence genome and includes:
- the LOC127784574 gene encoding SEC14 cytosolic factor-like — its product is MAAASEEAIKQFSALMELLDEPLKTTFQHVHQGYARGTLVRFLKAREWNVPKAHKMLMDCLNWRIQNGIDSVLAKPIVPSDLYRTIRDTLLVGLTGYSKQGQPVYAFGVGLSTLDKASVHYYVQSHIQMNEYRDRVVLPKASKMFGKQINTCLKVMDMTGLKLSALNQIKMLSTITAIDDLNYPEKTETYFIVNAPYVFSACWKVVKPLLQERTKRKIKVLYGSGRDELLKVMDYETLPNFCKREGSGSSNDSSDGVDCYSYDHPFHQELYNYIKQQALNEDSIGPIKQGSMHVDVPTPDLEEAKIMETIESELHKFSGANGLSHSFNRIKIEGP